The genomic stretch GCATCAGTTCCTTCGCGGCAGACGCCATGCGAACTTTTTCGGCAATTGCCTTACCGACACCCATCGATACGACGATCTTCTTGATCTTCGGGATGGCGTTCGGATTCTTCGTGCCCAGCTCGTTGCCGAGGGCCGGCAGCACTTCCGTTTTGTATTTTTCCATCAACCGGGCCATTGCCCACCTCGAATCAACTCATGGCGTCTAATTCGACAAGACGTCATGCAATCAGGCTGTCGCAGCCTTGACGTTCTCCAACACCGTTCCACCGCGCGTCACGCGCCGCTTCGATACAATCTTGCCGCTGGAATCCCGCTCCACCTCGAAATGGACCCGGCTGCCGCGTCCTGTACGCGGGTCGACCGGCAACACATTCGAGACGTGCACGGGCGCTTCCTTCTGAATGCGGCCGCCCTGCGGATTCTGTCGACTGGGTCGCAGATGCCGATAGACCAGGTTTACGCCCTCGATCCAGACTCGACCTTTTTCGGGATCGACGCGGAGGACCTTGCCCTGCTGGCCTCGGTGCTCACCGCTTCGAACCTCGACACGATCGCCTTTTCTTACTTTTGCCGCCATATGCCGATCTTTCCGTCAATCGTGGATGCCAGCCGTCTCGCATGCGGCGAGACGCCCCGGATTCAGGACTCGCTCAAACCACCTCAGCCGCCAGGGACACGATTTTCATGAAGCCCTTCTCGCGAAGCTCTCTGGCAACCGCCCCGAAGATGCGTGTGCCCTTGGGGTTTCGATCGTCGTCGATGATGACGGCGGCATTCGTGTCGAACTTCACGTAGCTGCCGTCCGGCCGGCGAACGGGCTTCTTGGCCCGAACGATGACGGCCTTGATCTTTCGCCGCTGCGACCGTTCCTTGCGGTTGTTGCCGACGTAGTATTCGC from Phycisphaerae bacterium encodes the following:
- the rplN gene encoding 50S ribosomal protein L14; this translates as MIQQETIVDIADNTGAKRALVIRVIGGSTGRGRYTRRTATVGDIVVCAVKKALPNSEYYVGNNRKERSQRRKIKAVIVRAKKPVRRPDGSYVKFDTNAAVIIDDDRNPKGTRIFGAVARELREKGFMKIVSLAAEVV
- the rplX gene encoding 50S ribosomal protein L24, with product MAAKVRKGDRVEVRSGEHRGQQGKVLRVDPEKGRVWIEGVNLVYRHLRPSRQNPQGGRIQKEAPVHVSNVLPVDPRTGRGSRVHFEVERDSSGKIVSKRRVTRGGTVLENVKAATA